Within Myxococcaceae bacterium, the genomic segment GTTTGGCTCTGTCCTCTCGAAACGCTTACTTGACACGGGAACAAAGGCAAGAAGCGAGCTGTCTCTATCAAGCAATTTGCACCGTACGAGAATCGGTTCTGGAAGGTGAAAAAAGCATCGATACGCTTCGGAAAATAGCTCTTAAACAGATATCGCTTGAACTAGACTACTTGGAGTTTGTCAGCGAAATATCTCTGAAGCCGATCGAGGGCTTTGTTTCGGAGAATGTTCGGTTGTTGATTGCTGCTTACATTGGCAACAAGCCTCGGGTTCGATTAATCGATAATGGCATCGTGAGCGATTCCAATGCTTGCCAGTTAGGAAATCGGTCGCTATAGAAGGCTGAATAAATAGGAGTTTTCGATGAAAACAGGAAAAATATTCGCATCGGTTATTTCAATTGTCTTACTTTGGTTTTTCATGGATTTTGTTCTGCATGGAATATTGCTGGACTCACTTTACAAAGAAAGTGCTTCTGTGTGGCGCCCCATGGAAGAAATGAGTCACGCAGCTGGTTTTGCTGTTTCTGTGATTCAGGCTTTATTCTTTGTTCTCTTTAACCTTGCCGTATCCAAAGTGCAAAATTGGCGTTCAGGCCTTAGAATGGGTTTGGGAATTGGAGTTATCGTTGGAGTCTGCATGGCCAATTTCTACCTCTATCTTCCGATCCCGATTGCGTTAGCCCTTGGATGGATGTTCGGAAATGCGATCGAATACGGATTTGCAGGAATCCTGGTCGGTTTTTGGGAAGCTCGTTGTTCCAAGTAGTTGCAGGATGCAGAAACAAGGCGATATAATGCCCGGATGACAAAATTAGCCTGTGTGGTGTTGTGTGCGGGTCAAGGAACTCGGATGAAGAGTTCCCGCTCCAAAATGGTTCAGACTTGTTTAGAGAAACCGTTGTGCCGCTGGAGCTTGGATGTTGCATCCTCGCTGGACCCCGAACACTTATTGGCGGTTGTCGGTTTCCAACAAGAGCAGGTTCGGCTTGTTTTGCCGGATTCTGCACAGACAGTCGTGCAGTCTCAGCAGTTAGGAACGGGGCATGCGCTTCAACAGGCGTTTCGAGCTTTGGAAAAATCGTTCTCCGGCGCAGTCATGGTGTTGTACGGAGATACTCCTTTGATCCGGGCCGAGACACTTCGTCAGTTGCTCGACTCTTTGCAAGGCAATGAGATGGCCATGCTCACCTCATTCGTTCAAAATCCAAGGGGTTACGGTCGAATCATTCGCGACAATTCAGGCTTACTGTGCGGAGTGGTGGAAGAAAAAGAGGCCACGCTCGAGCAGCGAGCAATCGCTGAGATCAATTCGGGGATCTATGTGTTTCGAACAGATTTCCTGCTCAAGCACTTATTCAAACTGACAAACAACAATTATCAGCAAGAGTACTACCTAACGGATCTGGTTGCGTGTGCGGCCGGTTCGGTAGCCACCGTATTGGTTGATGAAGCCGAGACTTTAGGGGTGAATGATTACACGCAATTGGCCTATGCTGAGAGCGTCTTACGCCAACGGATCAATACCCACTGGATGCGCCAAGGGGTTCAAATGGTAGATCCTGTCTCTACTTATATTGGACCCGACGTGACCATTGAGCCGGATACGTTCATTGAGCCTGGGGTGCAGATTTCCGGAAAAACTCGAATTGAAACAGGCGCTCGGATTAAAGCCTATTCGGTGATAGAAGAATCGGAAATAGGAGCTGGTACTCAGGTAGGACCTTTTGCTCATCTTAGATCTGGAAGTCGGCTGGGGGAAAAATGCAAAATTGGTAACTTTGTTGAAACAAAAAAAGCGAGTTTCAAAAAAGGATCCAAAGTGAATCATTTAGCCTATATCGGAGACGCAGAAGTAGGTGAATTTTGCAATATTGGGGCGGGTACCATTACCTGCAATTACGATGGAACTCGAAAGCATTCGATCCAAGTTGAAGATGGCGTTTTTGTTGGATCCAACAGCACTTTGATAGCCCCAGTTAAGCTCGGAAAAGGAAGCTATGTTGGAGCAGGCAGTGTCGTGACACAAGACGTTCCAGCTCAGGCTTTGGCGCTGGGCCGTGCTCGGCAAGTCAACAAAGAAGGCCGAATGAAGAAAAATAATTAAAGGCCGCTGACGATCTCAAATCCGCTTGAAACCGAGCGGCCCTTCATCTTCAGCACCAAGCGGTTTACTTCGTTCACTGCCATCCATTTTTCTTCAGCTGGCATCGCGATCAGACTATGTTGGTTGTAGTAATAGTAGACGTTAAAGGTGTTTTCTTTTCGAACGATACTTTGGATGTGGTAGCGAAGATTGATTTCTTTGATGTGCGAATAGGTTTCATCCAGCTTTTTTTGAAGCTGAGAAAAATGATAATCATCCGATGGATCGGCGGTTCCGTTGGTTTCTAGGTAATCCGGTGCGACCATGGCCATAATCTCGGAGACCGAGCGATTGAGAATAGCGGTCTTGTAATTCTCCATAAATTCAGAAATGGCTCGATTTTGTTTGGTGTCAGGAATACTCGAGTTCGGGAGCAATCTTGGCTTGCAAGCGGACAAGAATGTGATGAGGACAACAGCCAAGACCCTCACGATCGTTTTTGTTGACATAGATAAATCTCCTCTACTATTCTGTATCCTTGATGTTTAAGATGAGCAACCCAGTTTTTGGGCTCTTGAGTGGGGTCTTTTGGTTCGCTTGTTCCCCCCAAGCAGTTCAGGTTGAATCTGGCCCTGTTCGGCCGGGAACCGTGATTATTGGTCTTTCACAGGAACCGGACTCGTTATTTGTTCCGTTTAAGGAGATGATGGTCTCAGAAGAGATCGTGCGAATTGGGAATTACACGTTGACCATTTTCAATGAGAATTGGGATCTGATTCCGTGGGCGGCTAAGGAGATACCAACGCTTGCCAATGGTGGTTTGCAGCTTTTTATCGAGAATGGTGCAAAAAAAATGCGAACCACTTGGAAGATTCGAGATGATTTTTTCTGGGCAGATGGCAAGCCGTTGGTGGCTGATGACTTTATTCTGAACTATGAAATTACACAGGATCCAACGCAAGAAGTCATCGATCGCACCAGCATCGAAGCCATTGAAAAGATGGAGCAAAAAGACCCTAAAACCTTGGTCATTACCTGGAAAGAGCACTACGCTTATTATCATAATTATCGAAATCACGAAGCGCTTCCAGCTCATATTATCGGGCCGATTTATCGAGCAAATCCAGAGAAGCTCAAACAACATGAATTTGGGCAGCAGCCTCTTCTTGCGGGTGCGTTTACGATTCATCAGTGGCTACCCGGAGAAACGATCAGGGCTCGTCGCAACCTTTTTGCCAAGGGTAAGCACCGTCCTAAGCTCGACGAAATCATTTGGCGCATCATTCCTCAGACGAACACGCTCGAATCGAATTTAGTGGCAGGAGATATCGATGCCATTTCTTCCGTGGGCTTGGATTTAGATCAGGCGCTTAACTTTCAAAAGCGCTTTGGGAAAGATTATCATTTTTACTTTACCCCAGGACTGCTTTGGGAGCACATCGATTTCAACTTGGACAACCCCATTCTACAGGATAAGCGTGTTCGACAAGCCTTGGCGTATGGAGCAAATCGAGCCAAAATTGCCGACTTGCTCTTTGCGGGTAAGCAGCCTGTGGCCCATGGAACAGAGCCCGAAAAGTCTCCATTTTATAATGCGGATGTACGAAAATACGCATACGATGTTTCGAGAGCGAATCAGCTTTTAGAGGAAGCCGGTTGGCTTTTAAGCAAGCCCAAAGAAATACGTCGAAAAAATGGAAAACCGCTCAAGCTTGTCTTGATGAGTACTTCGGGCAATAAATCGCGAGAGCGTGTTGAACAGTTGCTTCAAGCGGAATGGCGTAAAATTGGGGTAGAGATTGAGATTAAGAATCAACCTGCCAAGGTCTTCTTCTCAGAAACCGTTCATAAACGAAGGTTTCAACACATGGCGCTTTATTCCTGGGTGAAAGACCCTGTCAAACTATCGGATACTCTTTGGCGCTGCGATCATATTCCGAGAGAGTCCAACAGTTTTTTAGGCCAAAATATACCGGGATTTTGCGATGCAAAGGTGGATCAGCTTTTAAAATCAGCTTCGTTGGAGCTGAATGTGCTTAAGCGTATTCGTTTGGGTCAAGAATTAGAAGCGGTTTTAGCAGAAGAGCTTCCTGCCTTACCGCTCTATTTTCGAGTGGAAGTAACCATTACTAAAAAAGGCCTCAAAAATTGGAAACCAACCGGAATTTTGCAACCTGTCACTTGGAATGCCCACGAATGGAGTTGGTAGGGTGAAAGTCTTGGGAATTCGATTTTTGCAAATGGGGCTCATTCTTGCTGCGTTGAGCGTTTTTCTCTTTGTGTTGATGCTTAAAATGCCGGGAAATCCCGTTGATCTGCTGATCACCAGCAACCCTCGTATCAAAGCGGAAGATGTGATCCGACTCAAAAAGTTAAAAGGACTCGATCAGCCCTGGTATGTTCAGTACCTGCGTTGGATGTGGGGTTATTATGAACCCTTGAAAGCCCCAATGCTGGGTTCTACCTTGCCTCAAAATGCCCATGTGCTTTTTGGCGGCCAATTATCGGGGGGACGTGTTTGGTATGTCGTTAAAAATGAGTCGGGCCTTGAGTCTGTCGGCACGATTTGGAAAAAACAGCACCCTGTGAGCAAGGTTGGAGTTTTGCCCATACCCAGTCAAGTGATGGATGTTCCGAAGCATTTTACGCTTGATTTAAATCGTTTCGTGATGGGAGGGGACGAGAAATTGCACTTTGAGCTTATTCACGGCAGTCCAGGAATGCTTGATTCTTCGGGGGTTTACACTTGGCCAGAAAGAGGTCGAGGTCAAAAGGCAATCCAGTTCTCTGTGCGAAATAAAATAGGAGACCAAGCCTTCGGAGCTTTTTCCGTTGAACGCGATCCAATGCCGAATCTAAAAATTTTTAATCGAGGATTTATCTTTGTACTATTAGGAGATACACAGGCGATGGGTTTTTCAAATACCTACAAGCGACCTGTTTGGGAGCTCTTAAAAGGTCGAGTGGCGAATACCCTCGCGCTCATGATTCCGGCAATTTTGCTTTCGCTTTTGATTGCTTTGCCTCTTGGAATCTATACTGCGCGTCGGCAATACTCTTGGTCTGATTATGGACTCAATTTTTTGGCGTTTATTGGGATATCGTTGCCGGTATTTTGGTTCGGCATCTTGATTATGTATATTTTTGCTGAGCGTCTTCAATGGTTTCCTGCAGGAGGAATTTTAACTCCTGGAGTTGAAAAAGATGAACTTTGGAACCAACTGGTGAACCGTTTTTCGCATGCGGTTTTGCCTGTCTGTGTATTGTCTATCGCGTATGCAGGCAGATGGCTTCGTTACATGCGGGCATCGATGTTGGAAATTTTGCCTTCCGATTATATTCGAACCGCTCGCGCCAAAGGCTTAAGTGAAAACAAAGTGATTTTTAAGCATGCTCTTCGAAATGCTTTGATTCCCATTGTAACCTTGTTGGCCCTCTCGATCCCAGTTTTGTTTGGGGGAGCTGTGTTGACTGAGACGGTGTTTTCATGGCCTGGAATGGGGCGTTTGCAATACGATGCAATTTTAAATTCTGACTATTATGTTGCAATTGTTGTGTTTTTAATATCGGCTTTTTGGGTGATGGTTGGTAATCTGTTGGCCGATGGGTTGTATCGTTGGGTGGATCCTAGAATGAGAAATTCATGACAAAGACCCATCAACAGCTTATTTGGAAGCGCTTTCGGAATCATCAATTGGCTTTTTATGCCAGCATTGTGCTGTTGATACTCTGCATGCTTGCGCTGGCGGCAGGATGGATCGAAGCTCTTTTAGGGGTTTCACACGATATGGCCGATTTGTCCTTGATAAATTCTCCGGCAGGCTGGCCTCATTTGATGGGAACCAATGAATTGGGGCAGGATGTTTTTACACGGCTTCTTTTTGGAGGGCGAATTTCCCTCACAGTGGGCGTTTTATCTGCCCTGACATCGGCCTTGATAGGCGCGTTGATTGGCCTGCTTGCGGGTTTTTATGGCGGAGTATTGGATTCGGTCTTGATGCGATTCACCGATGCGATGCTTTCAATTCCGGTATTGCCGTTGATGATTGTCTTCTCAGCCATTGATTTGAAAATGATTTTTGGTAGCGAGAGCATGATGGATGGGAACTGGGCTTCGGTGCTTAAGCTCATTTTAATTATTGTTTTTTTTGGATGGATGACTGTCGCAAGGCTCGCACGCGCTGCTGCCATGCAACTCAAAACCCTGGAATTTGTGACGGCTGCTCGGTCGCTTGGAGCAACGGATATTCGACTTTTGTGGGTTCATATTTTGCCGAATTCCCTAGCGCCGATTATCGTGGCTGCGACCTTGGAAGTAGGCGGCAATATTTTGTATGAAGCGAGCTTAAGCTTTTTAGGGCTTGGGATCCAACCCCCTGTATCTTCCTGGGGGAACATGTTGAACAGCGCGATGGATTATATGAAAACAGATCCAAGCTTAGCGTTCTGGCCTGGTTTTTTTATTTTGATTACCGTCGCTTGCTTTAATTTTTTTGGTGATGGAATGCGAGACGCTCTTGACCCTCATCGGGTGATGAAGCATTAACATGAGCTATATGGTGAAGACTCTTAAAAGGTGGCTTAGACGCTATGGGCTGGCCGAAATATTTGCGATTCTGGGAGTGTATGCAGGCTACTTTTTGTCCGAGCATTTTGCGGATGTTCATTGGATAGCTGCCTATGCGGGTGCGATGGGAGAGAATGTTGGTTTTTATGGAACGCTGGTTGTTCAGCGTGTACGAGCCAAGGAAAATCTATGGCATATCTTGACAGAGTTTGGACCTGCTGAGATTTTAGACAGTCTGATTATCCGACCTCTTTCTCTTTTCGTTGGAGCAGAGATGATGGGGCCTATGGTAGGGCTCTTGGTAGGCAAACTGGCCGGAGATGTGGTGTTTTACATTCCTGTTGTTCTGACTCACGAGTGGATGAGAAAGTATCGATCGCAGCAAGATTAAGCTACTGGGATGGGCTTGCTGGATTTTCATCCAAAACGACTGCTTGTCCTGGGGTATTCACGGTGATTGCTGAAAAGTCTGTGACCGTTGTGTTGTCGCGCAAAGCAGCTTCTTCCGGGGATTCTTCGGCTGCGTTTTGCTGGGCTGTTGCTCCGAAACAAGCACTGCTCTCCAAGATTGCGTTCGCTGCTTTTTTGTGAACGGCTTTCAGTTTAGCTTGGTAAAGGGCCATATTCTCAAAGTCGTTGATTCGGGTGGCTTCTTGAAGTCTGTCGTAAGCGGTCTGAACCATTTGAGCCAATCGTTCGACTATTTCGATCTGGCGATTGACACAGGCTTTTTGATCCGCGAGAGCACCCGGACGCTCCGCGATTCGTTTCAGTTGAGCTAGCACTTGTTGTATTTCGCTCAGCGGTTTGGGGGTTTTGTTGGGCTGCGTTTCAGAAGACGAACCCGCTGCCTGGTTGCTTTTGAGTGCTTTTTTCCAAGCTTCGCTTAGTAAACCCTTGGAAAAGATAGGAGCGGAGAGCGCCAGAGTGAAGAGCAATAGAGATCGCATTTGACCAGTTTAGCAGATGCTCAGACTGAAAATCGAGCCTTATGGAGTGGAGGATCGCGATCGAGTCACAGAATGTACGCCGCGTATGGATTGCAGGCGTTTCAAGACACACTTGAGTTCTTCTAAATCTTGAACGCAGCATTTAAAAGTGTTGATCGCTTGACCGTTATCCATGGCTCGGCAATTCGCTTCCAAGATATTAATGTTCATTTTGCTAAAAGCCATAGATATGCTCGCCAGCATACCACCTCGATGATCTGTAATGATTCGAATGTAGATCGGTCGCGCTGTAAAGACTTGGTTGTTCCAAAAGACTTCGATTCGTCGGTTCTGGTCTAATTCATGAATTTTTTGGCAGTTGCTTCGGTGAATGGTAAGGCCACGTCCGCGCGTTACAAAACCGATCACGGGGTCATCTTTGATGGGCATGCAGCATCGAGCGTAATGAACGAGAATGTGCTCAATACCTTCGACTTTAATCCCTGTTGTGGCTTTTTTGGAAAATCGGTCTATCAATCTTCCCAGGGTGCTCTTGGGTTCATCGGGCCTAATTTGCCCCAGCTGTTCAGAAGGAAATATTTTTTGGATAATATTCCGGGGTTCCAGTTTGCCATAACCCAAAGCGCTGAGTCCATCTTGACTCAAAAAATCTTGAAGCCCTTCATGCTGAGCCCATTTTTGAAGGCTAGTGCCATATCGACGAAATTCTTTTTCTAGTAGTTCACGTCCAATGGCTTCGCTTTTTTCGCGTTCCTGCTGTTTGAGAAGATTGCGAATTTTCGTTCGGGCTTTCGAGGTTTTGACGTAATCCAACCAAGAGCGATTGGGGAGTTGATTTTTATGCGTGATAATTTCGCAGGTATCTCCACTTTGGAGTACCTGTCTTAAAGGAGCCATTTGATTGTTGACTCGAGCCGAGACGCAATGCATTCCCAGATCGGAATGAATCGCAAAAGCAAAGTCTAGAATGGTTGCATTCTGAGGGAGCTCAATCACATCGCCCTTGGGCGTAAAAACATAAACTTCCTCGGAAAATAGGTCAACCTTGACCGAATCTAAAAACTCATTCGGATCTTTGAGTTCACGTTGCCAGCTCATGAGTTGCGTTAACCAGGAGAATCCACGATCCGCTGCATCCGTCGCTAACACCGGTTGGCTGAAATTTTCTTTGTATTTCCAATGAGCAGCGATGCCGGATTCCGCAACTTGATGCATCTCAAAAGTTCGAATCTGCACTTCAATGCGATCTCCCTTAGAGCCAATCAGAGTTGTATGAAGGCTTCGATAGCCATTAGGCTTTGGCATGGCGATGTAGTCTTTGAATTTTCCGGGTACCGGCTTCCAAATGGTGTGCACCGCTCCCAGGGCTTCGTAGCATTGGCTGATGGAATCGACTGAAATCCGAAACGCGATCAGATCGTGAATGTCTTCAAAATTCAAACATTTATCGACCATTTTGCGATAGGTTGACCACAGGTGTTTAGGTCTTCCAGAAATCTCAAAGTGCTGGATTCCTGAACCGCTCATGGCTCGATGGATATCGGTTAAAATCTCTTCAATGAATCTCGATCGTTCGCGCTTCGTCTTTCCGATTTTTTCTTTGAGTTCTTGGTAATTCAGAGGTTTTAGGTATTTGAAGCTGAGGTCTTCGAGTTCGACTTTAATCCAGCCAATGCCAAGACGATTCGCAAGCGGAGCGTAAATCTCTAAGGTCTCTTCCGCAATCAGCTCTTGTTTTTCGGGCTTCATGTATTGAAGCGTGCGCATGTTGTGCAGTCGATCGGCTAGCTTGACCAATAGAACCCGAATATCTTTGGACATCGCTACCAACATTTTCCGGAAGTTTTCGGCCATTTTTTCTTCGGTGCTTTTAAATTGCACTTGAGATAGCTTGGTGACGCCATCGACCAAATGAGCAATGTCTTTTCCAAAAAGGGTCTGAATTTCTTCGAGAGTAGCCAGGGTATCTTCCACCGTATCATGGAGCAAACCCGTGCAAATGCTAGCTTCATCGAGCTTGAGC encodes:
- the glmU gene encoding bifunctional UDP-N-acetylglucosamine diphosphorylase/glucosamine-1-phosphate N-acetyltransferase GlmU, with product MTKLACVVLCAGQGTRMKSSRSKMVQTCLEKPLCRWSLDVASSLDPEHLLAVVGFQQEQVRLVLPDSAQTVVQSQQLGTGHALQQAFRALEKSFSGAVMVLYGDTPLIRAETLRQLLDSLQGNEMAMLTSFVQNPRGYGRIIRDNSGLLCGVVEEKEATLEQRAIAEINSGIYVFRTDFLLKHLFKLTNNNYQQEYYLTDLVACAAGSVATVLVDEAETLGVNDYTQLAYAESVLRQRINTHWMRQGVQMVDPVSTYIGPDVTIEPDTFIEPGVQISGKTRIETGARIKAYSVIEESEIGAGTQVGPFAHLRSGSRLGEKCKIGNFVETKKASFKKGSKVNHLAYIGDAEVGEFCNIGAGTITCNYDGTRKHSIQVEDGVFVGSNSTLIAPVKLGKGSYVGAGSVVTQDVPAQALALGRARQVNKEGRMKKNN
- a CDS encoding peptide ABC transporter substrate-binding protein, with amino-acid sequence MFKMSNPVFGLLSGVFWFACSPQAVQVESGPVRPGTVIIGLSQEPDSLFVPFKEMMVSEEIVRIGNYTLTIFNENWDLIPWAAKEIPTLANGGLQLFIENGAKKMRTTWKIRDDFFWADGKPLVADDFILNYEITQDPTQEVIDRTSIEAIEKMEQKDPKTLVITWKEHYAYYHNYRNHEALPAHIIGPIYRANPEKLKQHEFGQQPLLAGAFTIHQWLPGETIRARRNLFAKGKHRPKLDEIIWRIIPQTNTLESNLVAGDIDAISSVGLDLDQALNFQKRFGKDYHFYFTPGLLWEHIDFNLDNPILQDKRVRQALAYGANRAKIADLLFAGKQPVAHGTEPEKSPFYNADVRKYAYDVSRANQLLEEAGWLLSKPKEIRRKNGKPLKLVLMSTSGNKSRERVEQLLQAEWRKIGVEIEIKNQPAKVFFSETVHKRRFQHMALYSWVKDPVKLSDTLWRCDHIPRESNSFLGQNIPGFCDAKVDQLLKSASLELNVLKRIRLGQELEAVLAEELPALPLYFRVEVTITKKGLKNWKPTGILQPVTWNAHEWSW
- a CDS encoding ABC transporter permease, whose translation is MKVLGIRFLQMGLILAALSVFLFVLMLKMPGNPVDLLITSNPRIKAEDVIRLKKLKGLDQPWYVQYLRWMWGYYEPLKAPMLGSTLPQNAHVLFGGQLSGGRVWYVVKNESGLESVGTIWKKQHPVSKVGVLPIPSQVMDVPKHFTLDLNRFVMGGDEKLHFELIHGSPGMLDSSGVYTWPERGRGQKAIQFSVRNKIGDQAFGAFSVERDPMPNLKIFNRGFIFVLLGDTQAMGFSNTYKRPVWELLKGRVANTLALMIPAILLSLLIALPLGIYTARRQYSWSDYGLNFLAFIGISLPVFWFGILIMYIFAERLQWFPAGGILTPGVEKDELWNQLVNRFSHAVLPVCVLSIAYAGRWLRYMRASMLEILPSDYIRTARAKGLSENKVIFKHALRNALIPIVTLLALSIPVLFGGAVLTETVFSWPGMGRLQYDAILNSDYYVAIVVFLISAFWVMVGNLLADGLYRWVDPRMRNS
- a CDS encoding ABC transporter permease, producing MTKTHQQLIWKRFRNHQLAFYASIVLLILCMLALAAGWIEALLGVSHDMADLSLINSPAGWPHLMGTNELGQDVFTRLLFGGRISLTVGVLSALTSALIGALIGLLAGFYGGVLDSVLMRFTDAMLSIPVLPLMIVFSAIDLKMIFGSESMMDGNWASVLKLILIIVFFGWMTVARLARAAAMQLKTLEFVTAARSLGATDIRLLWVHILPNSLAPIIVAATLEVGGNILYEASLSFLGLGIQPPVSSWGNMLNSAMDYMKTDPSLAFWPGFFILITVACFNFFGDGMRDALDPHRVMKH
- a CDS encoding bifunctional (p)ppGpp synthetase/guanosine-3',5'-bis(diphosphate) 3'-pyrophosphohydrolase is translated as MIRLSDIFEMIKNYHPTADLDLIQKAYVYSAKVHAGQVRKSGEPYLSHPMEVAKILAELKLDEASICTGLLHDTVEDTLATLEEIQTLFGKDIAHLVDGVTKLSQVQFKSTEEKMAENFRKMLVAMSKDIRVLLVKLADRLHNMRTLQYMKPEKQELIAEETLEIYAPLANRLGIGWIKVELEDLSFKYLKPLNYQELKEKIGKTKRERSRFIEEILTDIHRAMSGSGIQHFEISGRPKHLWSTYRKMVDKCLNFEDIHDLIAFRISVDSISQCYEALGAVHTIWKPVPGKFKDYIAMPKPNGYRSLHTTLIGSKGDRIEVQIRTFEMHQVAESGIAAHWKYKENFSQPVLATDAADRGFSWLTQLMSWQRELKDPNEFLDSVKVDLFSEEVYVFTPKGDVIELPQNATILDFAFAIHSDLGMHCVSARVNNQMAPLRQVLQSGDTCEIITHKNQLPNRSWLDYVKTSKARTKIRNLLKQQEREKSEAIGRELLEKEFRRYGTSLQKWAQHEGLQDFLSQDGLSALGYGKLEPRNIIQKIFPSEQLGQIRPDEPKSTLGRLIDRFSKKATTGIKVEGIEHILVHYARCCMPIKDDPVIGFVTRGRGLTIHRSNCQKIHELDQNRRIEVFWNNQVFTARPIYIRIITDHRGGMLASISMAFSKMNINILEANCRAMDNGQAINTFKCCVQDLEELKCVLKRLQSIRGVHSVTRSRSSTP